The Gemmatimonadota bacterium sequence GCCGAGAGCAGTATGCCCATTCCCGACGAACCCATTGTCTTTTCCAAATATGCATCATCCATCATCGGCCCCGATGAGAATATCGTGGCTCCCAGCGCGAGTTCCCAGGTTGACTACGAAGTCGAGCTTGTCGTCGTTATTGGCAAACGCGGTCGCAACATCTCGGAAGAAAATGCCCTCGACCACGTTGCAGGCTACATGGTTGGACACGACGTGAGTGCTCGTGATTACCAACTCGAAAAGCCAGGTGCACAATGGATGATGGGCAAGACCTTTGACACATTTGCTCCAATAGGACCTGACCTGGTCACAACCGCCGATGTGCCCGATCCTCATAACCTGGGCATTCGTTGCATTCTCAATGGCGAAACAGTACAGGAGTCCAATACTTCTCAACTGATTTTCGGCGTACCCAAACTCATTGCTTATCTCGCACATGTATTCACGCTTACCCCCGGAGATTTGATTTTTACCGGCACACCACACGGTGTGGGTATGGGACGTGAGCCACAACTCTGGCTCAAACACGGCGATCATGTAATATGTGAAATTGATGGGTTAGGGCGGCTCGAAAATCCAGTTATTTCAGATTGAGATCTCCCAAAGTCAATGGGAGGACTCTTGGAGGGACTTGGCGTTTGGGAGGAATATTAAACGGAAGGCAAACGGCTCCGCAATTCTGCCAATTCGCGTTCGAGATGATCCAATCTGAGTGAAACTTCACGCTCGTGCAAGAACCGATCAGCGGTACCCATACTATCGTGTATGATCGAAAGCCTGCGCTTGAGCTGTTCGCAGATGTGGCCGACTTCAGATATATCGGCCTCGACCTGAGTCTGGCGTGTGCTTATTTTGCGAATCTCATCCTGTACATTCTGAATATCAGATCGAATATCGACAAACTGCTTGACGACCATTTGAGCGAATTTTTCTTGCGAAGACTCAATAGCATCGCGAACGGCTTCTCGAATAAGGTCGAGTTCGCCACCATCAAGGGCCATGGGCGAATTCCTGAAAAAGGCAGACGGAGTCCGAAAAATAGCAATACTTAAACGAAAAAAAGGAGGAGAAGGTGGGGAAATGGGGAGGATAAGCCTGACGATCTGGGGAGAAAGGGGAATCAGAGCAAGATCGGTTTACCCTCCCCACCCAATAAAGAGAGACTTGAATCCAGGAGAAATAGAATGTAACTGAATCTCGTTTCTCTTTATTTTTCAGGACGTTAAGTCCTTAATACACACAAACAAGTGTGTGTGTATTGCGTTCTGTGTGGGGAGTTCCAGAATGCAATTGCCTAAATATACACTCTCAAGTTTGTGTTGTCAAGAGTAAATATATTCATTTAACCTATCTGTTTCTCAAGGATTTAGCTTGCCACACGGCACTTTTCAATTCATATTAGGGCATCAAATTTTTGAACGCGACTGACCATTGGGAGAGGTGTATGAGGTTTGGTGAAATAATTAAACGCGCTCGTAATGGGCGATTTAGCCAGCAGGCTTTGGGTGAAACTATTGGGGTGTGGGGCACTTATATCTATCAAATAGAAAAAGGCGAACGCATACCATCCGACGACGTGTGTACGTATCTTGCAAAAGCACTCGATCTCGATCCTCAAAGGCTTCTTTTTTTAGCATATAAAGAACGCGCACAAAAAACGCCCGAAGGCCGCAGACTTTTTTCTCAGATGGAAAAGCTGATGACAGATCCTGTCATCAGCCAGGTAATTGTCAACCCTAAAATGCTCGATGCAGGCATTGTCAAAGCACTTCAGAGTCCCGATATTCGCAAGGTGCTCAAGAACAAGCAATGGTGCGAAGCCCTGAGCGCGAGTGCAGCAACCACAGACCGGGATATTCCCGAACTCATTAAGATCATCACCCAGATCCCCGTCCAACAATGGCAGGTATTGCTCAGTACAGCAAAAGCTTTTGCTGATATAAAATAAAAAAGAGGGTTGGGGACTGGGGCGGTGCGCTCCCCTTGTGTAGCACCTTAAAATGAAAAAAAGCCCGTTTCTCGCGTAGAGAAGCGGGCTTTCTCTCTGGTTATATGATAAATAATTCGTTAATATAATCTTCTATTTACTAACTTATGTTGAACTGGCCTGAGAGGCGACCAGTTGTACCCCGTTTCACGTGGAACGATGTATGAAGGCGAGTGAGCGGTGTACAACTGCGCCAGCAGTTCAATCGCGCATGACTGGTCGTATCCCAGAGCAGTTCAACATCTTTTAAGAAAGACAAAGGAGCGCTTTCGTCGTGAAAATGGTAATCTCAAAGTGGTTTCAGCGGCATAGATGTGGTCTGGAACACCGTTCGCAAACTCACTGAGAGAACCTGGACCTTTCATTGCAATA is a genomic window containing:
- a CDS encoding fumarylacetoacetate hydrolase family protein; translation: MRLVTFTHRGQCRLGARSGDSIIDLSAADPSIPSTMKEFLEAGDNAISRAQAAIDRGTHAISANDVTIQAPIDNPEKIICIGLNYADHAAESSMPIPDEPIVFSKYASSIIGPDENIVAPSASSQVDYEVELVVVIGKRGRNISEENALDHVAGYMVGHDVSARDYQLEKPGAQWMMGKTFDTFAPIGPDLVTTADVPDPHNLGIRCILNGETVQESNTSQLIFGVPKLIAYLAHVFTLTPGDLIFTGTPHGVGMGREPQLWLKHGDHVICEIDGLGRLENPVISD
- a CDS encoding helix-turn-helix transcriptional regulator; translation: MRFGEIIKRARNGRFSQQALGETIGVWGTYIYQIEKGERIPSDDVCTYLAKALDLDPQRLLFLAYKERAQKTPEGRRLFSQMEKLMTDPVISQVIVNPKMLDAGIVKALQSPDIRKVLKNKQWCEALSASAATTDRDIPELIKIITQIPVQQWQVLLSTAKAFADIK